In Desulfovibrio sp. UIB00, the following are encoded in one genomic region:
- a CDS encoding efflux RND transporter periplasmic adaptor subunit has product MAVPRKVFGLGAALAVLLAVFLLWQWLRHDGDQLVLYGNVDIRQVDLSFRVNGRIASVLVDEGDAVAPGQTLARIDDDLLTQQRDQAAAELERQQASLLRLERGYRVEEIAQARAAVSGSAALAENAQINLNRVAAMRVSNAISQKDLDNARAQYSEASAKLRSNQDQLDMLLSGYREEEVLAQKAAVAAAAAALNHAEIQLRDAVLAAPQKGIVLTRAREAGAIVQAGQTVYTLTLTDPLWLRAYVDEPNLGRVKPGMPVKILVDAAPGKSFSGTVGFISPTAEFTPKTVETREVRTALVYRLRVQAQDPENVMRQGMPVTIILQDTPAP; this is encoded by the coding sequence ATGGCTGTCCCCCGTAAGGTTTTTGGCCTTGGCGCGGCTTTGGCTGTGCTGCTGGCTGTTTTTTTGTTGTGGCAGTGGCTGCGGCACGATGGTGACCAGCTTGTGCTGTACGGCAATGTGGACATACGGCAGGTTGACCTGAGCTTTCGCGTTAACGGGCGCATTGCAAGTGTGCTTGTTGACGAGGGCGATGCAGTTGCCCCAGGCCAGACGCTGGCCCGCATTGACGATGATCTGCTGACCCAGCAGCGCGATCAGGCAGCCGCAGAACTTGAACGGCAGCAGGCCTCCCTGTTGCGACTTGAGCGCGGTTACCGAGTGGAAGAAATCGCTCAGGCCCGCGCGGCGGTGAGCGGCTCTGCCGCTCTGGCGGAAAACGCGCAGATCAACCTGAACCGCGTTGCGGCCATGCGCGTTTCCAACGCTATTTCGCAAAAAGATCTGGACAACGCCCGCGCTCAGTACAGCGAGGCCAGCGCCAAGCTGCGTTCCAATCAGGATCAGCTCGACATGCTGCTCTCCGGCTACCGGGAAGAGGAAGTGCTGGCGCAAAAAGCGGCAGTGGCCGCTGCCGCCGCAGCCCTCAATCATGCGGAAATCCAGCTGCGCGATGCCGTGCTTGCCGCGCCGCAAAAAGGCATTGTGCTCACCCGCGCCCGCGAGGCAGGGGCCATAGTGCAGGCCGGGCAGACCGTGTATACCCTCACCCTTACCGACCCCCTGTGGCTGCGGGCTTATGTGGACGAACCCAATCTGGGGCGCGTCAAGCCCGGCATGCCTGTGAAGATTCTGGTGGACGCCGCGCCGGGCAAGAGCTTTTCCGGCACGGTGGGCTTTATTTCGCCCACGGCGGAATTTACCCCCAAGACCGTTGAAACGCGCGAAGTGCGCACTGCACTGGTCTACCGATTGCGCGTGCAGGCGCAGGATCCGGAAAACGTCATGCGGCAGGGCATGCCCGTGACCATAATTTTGCAGGATACACCCGCGCCATGA
- a CDS encoding hydrogenase maturation nickel metallochaperone HypA translates to MSIAQSLLQMAEDEIARQGCTRLEVVNVTYGSLSGVVPESLQFCFEVMVQGTPHEGARLELTELPLRLRCSACGKVFGGEGQDALWLPCPDCGEQFGHVVEQGRELYLNRLEAS, encoded by the coding sequence ATGTCCATAGCACAAAGCCTGTTGCAGATGGCTGAGGATGAAATAGCCCGTCAGGGCTGCACTCGTCTGGAAGTTGTGAACGTCACGTACGGTTCACTCTCTGGTGTTGTGCCCGAGTCGCTGCAATTCTGTTTTGAGGTCATGGTGCAGGGTACCCCGCACGAAGGCGCGCGCCTGGAGCTTACAGAGCTTCCGCTAAGGCTGCGCTGCTCCGCCTGCGGTAAAGTTTTTGGCGGGGAGGGGCAGGATGCTCTCTGGCTGCCGTGTCCCGATTGCGGCGAGCAGTTCGGGCATGTGGTTGAGCAGGGCAGAGAACTCTATCTTAACCGTCTGGAAGCCAGCTAA
- a CDS encoding ABC transporter permease — translation MLRNIWLRQLFALVGKEFQQIVRDPSSYLVAGVLPFIFLLLFGYGITLDAGVLRLGVLNQSGGRHSLSLAADFAHSPWFATRPVGTMADAGRMMRDSVVQGILVIQQDFDEQLERGSAGAVQVLVDGSEPNTAQYIQNYSQGLIMSWQRTALPDGVAAALPINIQPRFWYNPAAKSVQFLVPGAITVIMTLIGTLLTSLVFAREWERGTMEAMFATPVSRMQLLLGKLIPYFCMGMFSMALCAVAAVTLFAVPFRGSLWVLVLLSSVFMLSALGQGLLISVTLRGQLVAAEAGLFSGFLPALLLSGFVFDINSMPPVLQALTRLLPASYFNTCLRTIFLTGDVWGVFGPSLLFMGLLASVLLGLVYRNLVKRLDA, via the coding sequence ATGCTACGCAACATCTGGTTACGACAGTTATTTGCCCTTGTGGGCAAGGAATTTCAGCAGATCGTGCGCGATCCCTCGTCCTATCTGGTGGCCGGGGTTTTGCCGTTCATTTTTCTGCTGCTCTTTGGCTACGGCATCACGCTGGATGCGGGCGTGCTGCGGCTGGGCGTGCTGAATCAGAGCGGCGGGCGGCATTCGCTGAGCCTGGCGGCGGATTTTGCCCATTCCCCGTGGTTTGCCACGCGGCCAGTGGGCACCATGGCCGATGCAGGGCGCATGATGCGCGATTCTGTGGTGCAGGGCATTCTGGTGATCCAGCAGGATTTTGACGAACAGCTTGAGCGGGGCAGCGCCGGGGCCGTACAGGTGCTTGTGGACGGGTCAGAACCCAATACCGCCCAGTATATCCAGAATTACAGCCAGGGGCTGATTATGTCCTGGCAGCGCACCGCCTTACCGGATGGCGTTGCAGCAGCGCTGCCCATCAATATTCAGCCGCGCTTCTGGTACAACCCTGCGGCCAAGAGCGTGCAGTTTCTTGTGCCTGGGGCCATCACTGTAATTATGACCCTGATCGGCACACTGCTGACCTCGCTGGTATTTGCGCGCGAGTGGGAGCGCGGCACCATGGAGGCCATGTTCGCCACGCCTGTGAGCCGCATGCAACTGCTGCTGGGCAAGCTGATTCCATATTTCTGCATGGGCATGTTCAGCATGGCCCTGTGCGCGGTGGCGGCGGTGACGCTCTTTGCCGTGCCCTTTCGCGGTTCCCTGTGGGTGCTTGTGTTATTGTCGTCCGTATTCATGCTGAGCGCGCTGGGTCAGGGGCTGCTGATTTCCGTAACCCTGCGCGGGCAACTGGTGGCGGCTGAGGCGGGGCTTTTCTCCGGCTTTTTGCCCGCACTGCTGCTCTCTGGTTTTGTGTTTGACATCAACAGCATGCCGCCCGTGCTTCAGGCCCTGACGCGGCTTTTGCCCGCCAGCTACTTCAATACCTGTTTGCGTACCATCTTTCTGACCGGGGACGTGTGGGGCGTGTTTGGCCCCAGCCTTCTGTTCATGGGGCTGCTGGCCTCGGTCTTGCTGGGGCTGGTGTACCGCAACCTTGTCAAAAGGCTGGACGCGTGA
- a CDS encoding DUF1254 domain-containing protein, with the protein MLRSTYNRTVDFGGFVVQAKRTELQYSAQAFNYTEGIMTIFSPVFGIAKVTRVTAALILTSILCAPVIHAAQQPKEFPDPATVENIAAQGFVYGLPIVMHYAVTYEYSVDTKSPQYKAPFNALRNGARVFTYKDTVVITPNSDTPYSFACLDLRAEPVVITVPKDTDGRYFSVQLVDANTFNFGYIGSRTTGNDGGSYLVVGPEWKGTAPAGMRVFRSNAQFAMALFRTQLFNPADIENVLKFQTGYAVKPLSAFLGQTPPPALPMPPFPNIGQDFVKPEFFDYLAFALQFAPAGPEEVSIRAQLASIGVVAGKPFVFDALPKDTQAAVLRGLQKGAGMVDASVTRPGLRVNGWKMSSPFGNREFFNGDWLMRAAGAKAGIYGNDAEEAVYPMTKTLADGSPLDGSKHKYRMTIPAGQYPPAKAFWSVTMYDGNTQLLIKNPIGRYLINSPMLPDMKKNPDGSLTILIQRDSPGKSHESNWLPAPDGPIFLVMRLYWPETEGLSVLPLGKGTWQPPKVELND; encoded by the coding sequence ATGCTGCGCAGCACATATAATAGAACAGTTGATTTCGGCGGGTTTGTGGTGCAAGCAAAAAGAACGGAACTGCAATACAGCGCTCAGGCCTTTAACTATACCGAGGGCATCATGACAATCTTTTCGCCTGTTTTCGGCATCGCCAAAGTTACGAGGGTGACGGCGGCGCTTATACTCACCTCGATCCTTTGCGCCCCCGTCATCCACGCCGCGCAACAGCCGAAGGAATTTCCCGATCCCGCTACGGTAGAAAACATTGCCGCGCAAGGTTTTGTTTATGGCCTGCCCATAGTGATGCACTACGCCGTTACCTATGAATACTCCGTTGACACAAAGTCCCCGCAGTACAAAGCGCCCTTCAACGCCCTGCGCAACGGGGCGCGGGTGTTCACCTACAAGGACACCGTGGTCATCACGCCCAACAGCGACACGCCCTACTCCTTTGCCTGCCTTGACCTCAGGGCCGAACCGGTGGTCATTACCGTGCCGAAGGATACGGACGGGCGGTATTTCAGCGTGCAGCTTGTGGACGCCAATACTTTCAACTTTGGCTACATCGGCAGCAGGACAACGGGCAACGACGGAGGCAGCTATCTTGTGGTGGGGCCGGAATGGAAAGGCACAGCGCCTGCGGGCATGCGCGTGTTCCGCTCCAATGCGCAGTTTGCCATGGCCCTGTTCCGCACCCAGCTGTTCAACCCCGCAGATATTGAAAACGTGCTGAAATTCCAGACAGGTTACGCCGTAAAACCCCTCTCAGCCTTTTTGGGGCAGACGCCGCCTCCGGCGCTTCCCATGCCGCCCTTCCCCAACATCGGGCAGGATTTTGTAAAGCCGGAATTTTTTGATTATCTGGCCTTTGCACTGCAATTTGCGCCAGCGGGGCCGGAAGAAGTCTCCATCCGCGCCCAGCTTGCCAGTATTGGCGTGGTCGCAGGCAAACCCTTTGTATTTGATGCCCTCCCCAAGGATACGCAGGCAGCCGTGCTGCGCGGTCTGCAAAAAGGCGCTGGCATGGTCGATGCCTCCGTCACAAGGCCTGGGCTTCGCGTGAACGGCTGGAAGATGAGTTCTCCCTTTGGCAACAGGGAGTTCTTTAACGGGGATTGGCTGATGCGGGCAGCCGGGGCCAAGGCGGGCATTTACGGCAATGATGCCGAAGAAGCCGTGTACCCCATGACCAAAACTCTGGCAGACGGCAGCCCGCTGGATGGCAGCAAGCACAAGTACCGCATGACCATTCCCGCAGGGCAATACCCTCCGGCCAAGGCTTTCTGGTCTGTGACCATGTACGACGGCAATACCCAGCTGCTCATAAAAAATCCCATTGGCCGCTACCTGATCAATTCGCCCATGCTGCCGGACATGAAAAAAAATCCCGATGGCTCGCTTACCATCCTGATCCAGCGCGACTCCCCCGGCAAATCGCACGAAAGCAACTGGCTGCCCGCGCCGGACGGCCCGATCTTTCTTGTGATGCGCCTGTACTGGCCTGAAACCGAAGGGCTCTCCGTGCTGCCGCTGGGCAAGGGAACCTGGCAGCCCCCCAAGGTGGAATTGAACGACTAA
- the hypB gene encoding hydrogenase nickel incorporation protein HypB, with protein MQIPVVRNVLEANEKMADNVRRLLTEKGILSLNLISSPGAGKTTLLERTLSDLAGEFRMAVVEGDLQTDNDARRVAATGAQAVQINTDGGCHLDSNMILTSLESLDLTGVDILFIENVGNLVCPVEFDCGEDAKVALLSVAEGDDKPEKYPLLFNLAKAMVLNKVDLLPYVDFDLARARNFATKLNKDLDIFEVSCRKGDGLEGWYNWLRSMRAAKKEGRL; from the coding sequence ATGCAAATTCCTGTGGTTCGCAATGTATTGGAAGCCAACGAAAAAATGGCCGATAACGTGCGTCGGCTGCTTACCGAAAAGGGAATATTGTCGCTGAATCTCATCAGCTCGCCGGGCGCGGGCAAAACCACCCTTCTGGAACGCACCCTGAGCGATCTGGCCGGAGAATTCCGCATGGCGGTGGTGGAAGGCGACCTACAGACAGATAACGATGCCCGCCGCGTTGCCGCCACTGGCGCGCAGGCCGTGCAGATCAATACAGACGGCGGCTGCCACCTCGACAGCAACATGATCCTGACCTCGCTGGAAAGCCTTGACCTCACCGGCGTGGACATCCTTTTTATCGAAAATGTGGGCAACCTGGTGTGCCCTGTGGAATTTGACTGCGGCGAAGACGCCAAGGTCGCCCTGCTGAGCGTTGCCGAAGGTGACGACAAGCCGGAAAAGTACCCCCTGCTGTTCAACCTTGCCAAGGCCATGGTGCTCAACAAGGTTGATCTGCTGCCCTACGTGGATTTTGACCTTGCGCGCGCCCGCAATTTTGCCACGAAGCTCAATAAGGATCTGGATATCTTTGAAGTTTCCTGCAGAAAAGGCGATGGCCTTGAAGGCTGGTACAATTGGCTGCGGAGCATGCGCGCCGCCAAGAAGGAAGGCAGGCTTTAA
- a CDS encoding peptidoglycan glycosyltransferase has protein sequence MSTQVANMEYAMTKDVWFLRIYAAICLVLAGAIIAGAASAAHIAKPGPEPQILTIINATGEDILSMGFQTGRSMHFVRFDMPPAGRDDIENPGAVANLRVDTGLALWIFKDVPLGKAQSVTLRMDEKPVLEFAISKGEQQRLTGEAQSLLPGPDAGPVCALDRFRPGMPMKDVCTLLSATPQRDDNDAVLASLGFAGMVWAARLEPAQRGEKPSSKTPLVLDHMELRRKLDQETLDKLLNALYEQKYSPWQAELPGLDINFTQMPSMDLNKQKDMLRQVLEYFMSASKGEATIMLAPTEMLPKLADADAPSSDVQLFTITLRPASKNLVVDVAAYQESEESR, from the coding sequence ATGTCGACACAAGTTGCAAACATGGAGTACGCCATGACCAAGGATGTATGGTTTCTTCGCATATACGCGGCCATCTGTCTTGTGCTGGCCGGAGCGATCATTGCTGGCGCGGCCTCTGCCGCCCATATAGCAAAACCCGGCCCTGAACCGCAAATCCTCACCATTATCAACGCCACAGGCGAAGATATTCTGAGCATGGGCTTTCAGACTGGCCGCAGTATGCATTTTGTGCGGTTCGACATGCCCCCCGCCGGGCGGGACGACATTGAAAACCCCGGCGCGGTCGCCAACCTGCGCGTGGACACGGGCCTTGCCCTGTGGATTTTCAAGGATGTGCCGCTGGGCAAGGCGCAAAGCGTGACCCTGCGCATGGACGAAAAACCCGTGCTGGAATTCGCTATTTCCAAGGGCGAACAGCAACGCCTGACCGGCGAAGCGCAAAGCCTGCTGCCGGGGCCGGATGCTGGCCCGGTATGCGCGCTTGACCGTTTTCGACCCGGCATGCCCATGAAGGACGTTTGCACTCTGCTGAGCGCCACGCCGCAACGTGACGACAACGATGCAGTGCTTGCCAGCCTTGGCTTTGCGGGTATGGTCTGGGCCGCGCGGCTTGAGCCCGCCCAGCGCGGGGAAAAGCCTTCAAGCAAGACTCCCCTTGTGCTTGACCACATGGAACTGCGCCGCAAGCTGGACCAGGAAACCCTGGACAAACTGCTGAACGCCCTTTACGAGCAAAAATACAGCCCGTGGCAGGCCGAATTGCCGGGGCTGGATATCAACTTTACCCAAATGCCGTCCATGGATCTGAACAAACAGAAGGACATGCTGCGGCAGGTGCTTGAGTATTTCATGTCTGCCAGCAAGGGCGAAGCCACCATCATGCTCGCCCCCACAGAAATGCTGCCCAAACTTGCGGATGCCGATGCCCCGAGCAGCGACGTGCAGCTGTTCACCATCACCCTGCGTCCGGCTTCAAAAAATCTTGTGGTGGATGTTGCCGCCTATCAGGAAAGCGAAGAATCAAGATAA
- a CDS encoding ATP-binding cassette domain-containing protein, translated as MSDSAADQAVCLEGLVMRFGKGREAVTALDGVNAIIPAGRITGLVGPDAAGKTTLMRIMAGLMPPSEGRANLFGQSPAELMRSQPNSIGYMPQRFGLYEDISVMANMRLHASLRGLEGTERDRVFEKLLGFTSLAPFTERLAGRLSGGMKQKLGIACALLGSPRLLLLDEPGVGVDPQSRRELWRMVQDLSQDGMTVVWSTAYLDEAERCPGVIMLDSGRVLFAGPPEELTARAEGRVFLLRADAGTHKKELALWTMRPGIEDALIQGSRIRLVLAANAPDDLRREVLARGGEAVSPRLEDAYMSAVGGINQSPSPYGKLHVAHNGGGHSGPQGSNGGSSVLAHEGAAGSPPAAATSPDVVLSAAPADSGPTFSISARNLTKRFGAFVAARDISFDVRPGEIFGLLGPNGAGKSTTFRMLCGLSRPTSGSCAVDGVDLLSAGSEARSRLGYMAQKFSLYPDIPVRENITIFAELYGLSRERRNALLPELAEALELQPYLRSRTGSLPLGQKQRLALLCATLHEPPVLFLDEPTSGVDARTRRDFWKHISAMTTAGAAVLVTTHFMEEAEYCDRIALIYRGAMISMGTPDELKASCTEVEDPTLEEAFIASIEKYDREHPQ; from the coding sequence ATGAGCGACAGCGCCGCCGATCAGGCCGTCTGTCTGGAAGGGCTGGTCATGCGCTTCGGCAAGGGGCGCGAGGCCGTCACCGCTCTGGACGGCGTGAACGCGATCATCCCCGCCGGGCGCATCACCGGGCTGGTGGGGCCTGACGCGGCGGGCAAAACCACGCTCATGCGCATCATGGCGGGTCTTATGCCGCCAAGCGAGGGGCGCGCAAACCTCTTTGGGCAAAGCCCGGCAGAGCTCATGCGCAGCCAGCCCAACAGCATAGGCTACATGCCGCAACGCTTTGGCCTGTACGAGGATATTTCCGTCATGGCCAACATGCGCCTGCATGCCAGCCTGCGCGGGCTTGAAGGGACGGAACGCGACCGCGTGTTTGAAAAGCTGCTGGGGTTCACCAGTCTTGCCCCTTTTACCGAGCGTCTTGCAGGCAGACTGTCTGGCGGCATGAAGCAGAAGCTGGGCATTGCCTGCGCGCTGCTCGGCTCGCCGCGTCTGCTGCTGCTTGACGAACCCGGCGTGGGCGTTGACCCGCAGTCGCGCCGCGAACTCTGGCGTATGGTGCAGGATTTGAGTCAGGACGGTATGACCGTCGTGTGGTCCACCGCATATCTGGATGAAGCCGAGCGCTGCCCCGGCGTGATCATGCTGGACAGTGGCCGTGTGCTGTTTGCCGGGCCGCCGGAGGAACTCACCGCGCGGGCCGAAGGGCGGGTTTTTCTGCTGCGGGCCGATGCAGGGACGCATAAAAAGGAACTGGCCCTCTGGACCATGCGACCCGGCATTGAGGACGCCCTCATCCAGGGCAGCCGCATCCGGCTTGTACTGGCGGCAAATGCCCCTGACGATCTGCGGCGCGAGGTGCTGGCCCGTGGCGGCGAGGCCGTTTCCCCACGGCTGGAAGACGCCTACATGAGCGCCGTGGGCGGCATCAACCAGAGTCCTTCGCCCTACGGCAAGCTGCACGTGGCCCACAACGGAGGCGGTCACTCTGGCCCTCAGGGCAGCAACGGTGGCAGCAGTGTTCTGGCGCATGAGGGCGCGGCAGGATCGCCTCCTGCGGCTGCCACTTCGCCAGACGTAGTTTTGTCCGCTGCTCCCGCTGATTCCGGCCCGACCTTTTCCATCTCGGCCCGCAACCTTACCAAACGGTTTGGCGCATTTGTGGCGGCGCGCGATATTTCTTTTGATGTGCGGCCCGGCGAGATTTTTGGCCTGCTCGGGCCCAATGGGGCGGGCAAGTCCACCACCTTCCGCATGCTCTGCGGGCTTTCGCGTCCCACATCCGGCAGTTGCGCCGTAGACGGGGTAGACCTGCTGAGCGCGGGCAGCGAGGCCCGCTCGCGTCTGGGCTACATGGCGCAGAAGTTTTCGCTGTACCCGGATATTCCCGTGCGCGAAAACATCACCATTTTTGCCGAGCTGTACGGTCTTTCCAGGGAGCGGCGCAACGCCCTTTTGCCCGAACTGGCCGAGGCACTGGAATTGCAGCCCTATCTGCGCAGCCGTACAGGCTCATTGCCGCTGGGGCAAAAGCAGCGGCTGGCCCTGCTGTGCGCCACCCTGCACGAACCGCCCGTGCTGTTTCTTGACGAGCCGACCTCGGGCGTGGACGCGCGCACCCGTAGGGATTTCTGGAAGCACATTTCCGCCATGACCACAGCCGGGGCCGCCGTGCTTGTGACGACCCACTTCATGGAAGAAGCCGAGTACTGCGACCGCATCGCGCTGATCTATCGCGGAGCCATGATCAGCATGGGAACGCCGGACGAACTCAAGGCATCCTGCACCGAGGTGGAAGACCCCACGCTGGAAGAAGCCTTTATCGCCAGCATTGAAAAATACGACAGGGAGCATCCGCAGTAG
- a CDS encoding SPOR domain-containing protein translates to MPPATRQPSSDQANDKKCLCLRPSSLLAAGFLVVAAVVLAYLGGVMSGRAYWKAHPQPIAVRSGTSAASAPSFATTPDDDPHAVGGDQASSADEGASEPKQKVLTAEELRFARVLRNDAATGDAPLKPLPPMTPVQPKPAGVAQAGVAPAQQGGAQGGAAGQQAAQGGIARPQSSGIYDYVFQVGAFKDADAVDSLRQRLEGRGMRTKMERSGKLYVVLVLLRGDEARAAEVLRSTEGMGLGKPIQRSRKPVLQQ, encoded by the coding sequence ATGCCTCCTGCAACCCGTCAGCCTTCATCCGATCAGGCAAATGATAAAAAATGCCTGTGCCTGCGCCCTTCATCCTTGCTGGCGGCGGGCTTTCTGGTGGTGGCGGCAGTGGTGCTGGCATACCTTGGCGGGGTTATGAGCGGCAGGGCCTACTGGAAGGCGCATCCGCAACCCATTGCGGTCAGGTCGGGCACGTCTGCGGCAAGCGCCCCTTCATTCGCAACCACGCCGGATGATGACCCGCATGCCGTGGGCGGCGACCAAGCCTCCAGCGCAGATGAGGGAGCAAGCGAGCCCAAGCAAAAAGTGCTGACCGCCGAGGAACTGCGTTTTGCCAGAGTACTGCGCAACGATGCCGCCACGGGCGATGCCCCGCTTAAACCCTTGCCGCCCATGACGCCAGTGCAGCCCAAACCTGCCGGCGTGGCTCAGGCCGGGGTTGCGCCAGCACAGCAAGGTGGTGCGCAAGGTGGCGCGGCTGGGCAGCAGGCGGCTCAGGGCGGCATTGCAAGGCCGCAGTCCTCTGGAATATATGATTATGTATTTCAGGTGGGAGCATTCAAGGATGCGGACGCTGTGGACTCTTTGCGTCAGCGTCTGGAGGGCCGGGGAATGCGTACCAAGATGGAGCGCTCTGGCAAGCTCTATGTGGTGCTGGTGCTGCTGCGCGGCGATGAGGCCAGGGCCGCAGAGGTGCTGCGCTCCACAGAAGGCATGGGGCTGGGCAAGCCCATACAGCGCAGCCGCAAGCCAGTGCTGCAACAGTAA
- a CDS encoding AMIN domain-containing protein, whose product MNKVILGLLVAVCVLGMALIMLNERMRKPEPANPAGIIAPVTSPDAAPPADAGNQSATSPSLHLPPQTQSGIPDLNASGEAPARAPIPSLKPEEKSAPASNIAAAEPQPAVAKPVVQPKPATPVTEKTAPAAEPAKEKAAKAAPQHKNITKFVVLARDKGATVRLVGAAPIAYKNMQLSGPERLVIDLDGKWQVKAPGVPKNPAVTNVRIGKGDDKTRIVIDLTGKIQPKFTLSKDGHTLDIRLDH is encoded by the coding sequence ATGAACAAAGTAATTCTCGGTCTTCTTGTAGCAGTGTGCGTTCTGGGCATGGCGCTTATCATGCTCAATGAACGCATGCGCAAGCCTGAACCAGCAAATCCTGCAGGCATTATCGCGCCTGTCACTTCCCCGGATGCGGCTCCGCCCGCTGATGCTGGCAACCAGTCCGCCACGTCTCCTTCCCTGCATCTGCCCCCGCAGACGCAGAGCGGCATTCCTGATCTCAACGCCAGCGGCGAAGCCCCGGCCCGTGCGCCCATCCCCAGTCTGAAACCGGAGGAAAAAAGCGCCCCGGCAAGCAATATAGCCGCTGCCGAACCCCAGCCAGCCGTTGCCAAGCCCGTGGTGCAGCCCAAGCCTGCGACCCCTGTTACAGAAAAGACAGCGCCAGCCGCAGAACCCGCCAAGGAAAAAGCCGCCAAGGCCGCGCCGCAGCACAAAAACATCACCAAGTTTGTGGTTCTTGCGCGTGATAAGGGTGCAACAGTGCGCCTCGTGGGTGCTGCGCCCATTGCCTACAAAAACATGCAGCTCAGCGGCCCTGAGCGTCTGGTTATTGATCTGGACGGCAAGTGGCAAGTTAAAGCGCCCGGCGTACCCAAGAACCCTGCGGTGACCAATGTGCGCATTGGCAAGGGCGATGACAAAACGCGCATTGTCATTGACCTGACGGGCAAAATTCAGCCCAAGTTCACGCTTTCAAAAGATGGCCACACTCTGGACATCCGCCTGGATCATTAG
- a CDS encoding tetratricopeptide repeat protein, whose protein sequence is MRRSKFSGVFSFSADWTESRSKTHYFVWELPDGAFAVQELNAAFQPVAEVERINAKTFSQSFKAEHNILAMPVITPDLSHFESAPPAPAPLQPDAAAAQPARKAGAPKAKAGSTPLQTLSKAKLPESVEVAPEQPDMGLIPFPSRTATGVTAVHYDEGPAPAADATAAPATGAAAAAPKRAYDLEAARKAKVVESKLRETFRQTLLRLKRPRERKAALLALEQLAQTKDGIIPAHKHMFRDFGVRLRQNSQPDLALLFSRKAVELAPEDDHAHFNLARILCSLGLYDEAATHIGTALSMSSGEPLYFKLLEHIRELKRTRSAGKPTPQR, encoded by the coding sequence ATGCGTCGCTCAAAATTTTCTGGCGTCTTCTCATTCTCTGCCGACTGGACAGAGAGCCGCAGCAAAACGCACTACTTCGTCTGGGAGCTTCCAGACGGAGCCTTTGCGGTGCAGGAACTCAACGCCGCGTTCCAGCCTGTGGCAGAAGTGGAACGCATAAACGCAAAAACCTTTTCCCAGTCATTCAAGGCAGAGCACAATATTTTGGCAATGCCGGTGATCACGCCGGACCTCAGCCATTTTGAATCCGCCCCGCCCGCGCCAGCCCCCCTACAACCGGATGCTGCGGCAGCACAACCTGCCCGCAAGGCTGGCGCACCCAAGGCCAAAGCAGGAAGCACGCCGCTCCAGACGCTTTCAAAGGCCAAACTGCCCGAATCTGTGGAAGTGGCCCCCGAGCAGCCCGACATGGGGCTTATTCCCTTTCCTTCCCGCACCGCCACCGGCGTTACAGCTGTTCACTATGACGAAGGCCCAGCGCCTGCCGCTGACGCTACAGCTGCCCCTGCTACTGGCGCTGCCGCTGCCGCGCCCAAGAGGGCCTACGACCTTGAAGCCGCCCGTAAGGCCAAGGTCGTGGAGTCAAAGCTGCGGGAGACTTTTCGCCAGACATTGCTGCGCCTCAAGCGCCCGCGCGAGCGCAAGGCAGCACTGCTTGCCCTTGAGCAACTGGCGCAGACCAAGGACGGCATCATACCCGCCCACAAGCATATGTTCCGTGATTTTGGCGTACGTCTGCGCCAGAATTCCCAGCCCGACCTCGCCCTGCTTTTTTCACGCAAGGCAGTGGAACTGGCCCCCGAGGACGATCACGCCCACTTCAACCTGGCGCGCATTCTCTGTTCGCTTGGCCTGTATGACGAAGCCGCCACCCACATCGGCACGGCTTTGAGCATGTCCAGCGGAGAGCCTCTCTACTTCAAGTTGTTGGAACACATCCGCGAACTCAAACGCACGCGCAGTGCTGGCAAGCCCACGCCCCAGCGCTGA